From a region of the Azospirillum formosense genome:
- the nifS gene encoding cysteine desulfurase NifS — MGIYLDNNATTRVDPEVLAEMLPLFTEQFGNPSSMHGFGAAVGGKIEWARKQLQALLGAAHDSEIVFTSGGTESDNTAILSVLEAYPKKRSIVTSVVEHPAVLALCDYLEKKRGYTVHRIGVDNRGNLDLDAYEAALGPDVAIVSIMWANNETGTIFPIEELAQLAKAAGAVFHTDAVQAVGKIPMTLATSAVDMLSLSGHKLHAPKGIGALYVKRGLRFRPMLRGGHQERSRRAGTENAPGIVGLGAAAQLALMHMTDENTRVKALRDKLEQAILAAVPNCFVTGNPANRLPNTCNVAFEYIEGEAILLLLNEAGIAASSGSACTSGSLEPSHVMRAMGVPYTAAHGATRFSLSRETTEEEIDRVIAVVPGIIAKLRSLSPYWSQAGAPKEFAPVYS; from the coding sequence ATGGGCATCTACCTCGACAACAACGCCACCACCCGCGTCGATCCGGAGGTGCTGGCGGAGATGCTGCCGCTGTTCACCGAGCAGTTCGGCAACCCTTCCTCCATGCACGGCTTCGGCGCCGCGGTGGGCGGCAAGATCGAATGGGCGCGCAAGCAGCTGCAGGCGCTGCTCGGCGCCGCCCATGACAGCGAGATCGTCTTCACCTCCGGCGGAACGGAGAGCGACAACACCGCCATCCTGTCGGTGCTGGAGGCCTATCCGAAGAAGAGGAGCATCGTCACCAGCGTGGTCGAGCATCCCGCGGTCCTGGCGCTGTGCGACTATCTGGAGAAGAAGCGCGGCTACACCGTCCACCGCATCGGCGTCGACAACCGGGGCAACCTCGACCTCGACGCCTACGAGGCGGCGCTGGGGCCGGACGTCGCCATCGTCTCGATCATGTGGGCGAACAACGAGACCGGGACGATCTTCCCGATCGAGGAGCTGGCCCAGCTCGCCAAGGCGGCGGGGGCGGTGTTCCACACCGACGCGGTGCAGGCGGTCGGCAAGATCCCGATGACGCTCGCCACCAGTGCTGTGGACATGCTGTCGCTGTCCGGTCACAAGCTGCACGCGCCCAAGGGCATCGGCGCGCTCTACGTCAAGCGCGGCCTGCGCTTCCGCCCGATGCTGCGCGGCGGCCACCAGGAGCGCTCGCGCCGCGCCGGCACGGAGAACGCGCCGGGCATCGTCGGGCTGGGGGCGGCCGCACAGCTCGCGCTCATGCACATGACCGACGAGAACACGCGGGTGAAGGCGCTGCGCGACAAGCTGGAGCAGGCCATCCTGGCCGCCGTTCCCAACTGCTTCGTCACCGGCAACCCGGCCAACCGCCTGCCCAACACCTGCAACGTCGCCTTCGAGTACATCGAGGGCGAGGCAATCCTCCTGCTGCTCAACGAAGCCGGCATCGCCGCCTCGTCGGGATCGGCCTGCACCTCCGGGTCGCTGGAGCCGAGCCACGTGATGCGGGCCATGGGCGTGCCCTACACCGCCGCCCACGGCGCCACCCGCTTCTCCCTGTCGCGCGAGACGACCGAGGAGGAGATCGACCGGGTGATCGCGGTGGTCCCCGGCATCATCGCCAAGCTGCGCTCGCTGTCGCCCTACTGGTCGCAGGCGGGCGCGCCGAAGGAGTTCGCACCCGTTTACTCGTAA
- the nifU gene encoding Fe-S cluster assembly protein NifU, producing the protein MWNYTDKVKEHFFNPKNAGALDEANAVGEVGSITCGDALKLMMKVNPDSQVIEDAKFQTFGCGSAIASSSALTEMIIGKTVDEALAVTNRDIAEYLGGLPPEKMHCSVMGAEALRAAIANFKGEEWVDDHEEGELVCKCFGIDAAMIERAVTVNSLTTLEEVTHYTKAGGSCQTCHEKIEEVLEAVLAKTGALAPPKAHAPGTVGLDAIKPLAPKAEAAPAKLTNVQRMQKIMVAIEELRPQIQRDGGDVELVDIDGKDIYVRLSGACSGCSQSAGTMMGVQAKLVEALGEFVRVKPASLLPAGA; encoded by the coding sequence ATGTGGAACTACACCGACAAGGTCAAGGAACACTTCTTCAACCCGAAGAACGCCGGCGCGCTGGATGAAGCGAACGCCGTGGGCGAGGTCGGGTCGATCACCTGCGGCGACGCCCTGAAGCTGATGATGAAGGTCAACCCCGACAGCCAGGTCATCGAGGACGCGAAGTTCCAGACCTTCGGCTGCGGCTCGGCCATCGCGTCCTCGTCGGCGCTGACGGAGATGATCATCGGCAAGACGGTGGACGAGGCGCTGGCCGTCACCAACCGCGACATCGCCGAGTATCTGGGCGGCCTGCCGCCGGAGAAGATGCACTGCTCGGTCATGGGGGCCGAGGCGCTCCGCGCCGCCATCGCCAACTTCAAGGGCGAGGAGTGGGTCGATGACCACGAGGAAGGCGAGCTGGTCTGCAAATGCTTCGGCATCGACGCGGCGATGATCGAGCGCGCGGTGACCGTCAACAGCCTGACCACGCTGGAGGAGGTCACCCACTACACCAAGGCCGGCGGCTCCTGCCAGACCTGCCACGAGAAGATCGAGGAGGTGCTGGAGGCCGTGCTCGCCAAGACCGGCGCGCTGGCCCCGCCCAAGGCCCACGCCCCCGGCACGGTCGGGCTGGACGCCATCAAGCCGCTGGCCCCGAAGGCCGAGGCCGCCCCGGCGAAGCTCACGAACGTGCAGCGCATGCAGAAGATCATGGTCGCCATCGAGGAGCTGCGCCCGCAGATCCAGCGCGACGGCGGCGACGTGGAGCTGGTGGACATCGACGGCAAGGACATCTACGTCCGGCTGTCCGGCGCCTGCTCCGGCTGTTCGCAGTCCGCCGGCACCATGATGGGCGTGCAGGCCAAGCTGGTCGAGGCGCTGGGCGAGTTCGTCCGCGTCAAGCCCGCCTCCCTCCTGCCGGCGGGGGCCTGA